A stretch of the Ignavibacteria bacterium genome encodes the following:
- a CDS encoding aminodeoxychorismate synthase component I: protein MTKAEKTILEMNRLGNERIPFIFIIDFEMETPILLPLESVRVENILFNVNGFSNYTTPIISPRKIFFKKNPVSINEYTNVFNKVIQNINHGNSYLVNLTFPTEVETNLSLKEIFYLSVAPYKLLLEDKFVVFSPESFVRIFNGKIFSFPMKGTIDANIPLANELILNDEKEKAEHTTIVDLIRNDLSMVSQNVKVERFRYIELIRTIEKDLYQVSSEISGELPNDYHSNLGSLIFELLPAGSISGAPKKKTVEIIKETENYKRGFYTGVFGYFDGNNLDSAVMIRFIESIGDKLFYKSGGGITARSKLELEYQEMIDKVYVPIVRND, encoded by the coding sequence ATGACTAAGGCAGAGAAAACAATTCTTGAAATGAATCGATTGGGAAACGAGAGAATCCCTTTCATCTTCATAATTGATTTTGAAATGGAAACTCCGATATTGCTTCCGCTTGAATCAGTACGCGTGGAAAATATTCTATTCAACGTAAATGGTTTCTCGAATTACACAACCCCGATAATTTCACCGCGAAAGATATTCTTCAAAAAGAACCCCGTTTCGATCAATGAATACACTAATGTGTTTAACAAAGTGATTCAAAATATTAATCATGGCAATTCATATTTAGTGAATTTGACTTTTCCAACTGAAGTTGAGACTAATCTTTCTTTGAAAGAAATATTTTACCTCAGCGTTGCTCCATATAAACTCTTATTAGAAGATAAGTTCGTTGTATTCTCTCCAGAAAGTTTTGTACGCATATTTAACGGAAAAATCTTTTCCTTTCCGATGAAAGGAACTATCGACGCAAATATTCCCCTGGCAAATGAATTAATTCTCAATGATGAAAAAGAAAAAGCTGAGCACACGACCATTGTCGACTTGATTCGAAACGATTTAAGTATGGTATCGCAGAATGTGAAAGTTGAGAGGTTCAGATACATTGAGCTGATTAGAACCATCGAGAAAGACCTTTATCAAGTAAGTTCGGAAATTAGCGGTGAGCTGCCCAACGATTATCATTCAAATCTCGGTTCGCTAATCTTTGAACTTTTACCTGCTGGTTCAATCAGCGGTGCCCCGAAGAAAAAAACAGTCGAGATCATCAAGGAAACTGAAAATTACAAAAGAGGATTTTATACCGGTGTATTTGGATATTTTGACGGAAATAATCTCGACAGTGCCGTAATGATTCGCTTCATTGAAAGTATCGGGGATAAACTGTTCTACAAAAGCGGCGGGGGCATCACTGCCCGAAGCAAGCTCGAACTCGAATATCAAGAAATGATAGATAAAGTCTATGTCCCAATTGTTCGAAACGATTAA